The genomic interval AGATCGTTGTCTTCGAGGTACGCCTGGAGTTTGTTATTCAATACACGCTCCAAACCTTTGCAAAGTATGCAGGTGATTGCTATGGGTCGGTAGTTGGCCGGGTCGGTACGGCTACTCTTCTTAGGTACTGGTTGTACGTTGGCAATCTTCCAGGCTTTAGGGACTTGAGCGGATTTAAGAGAGAGGCGGTACAAGCGTGTTAAAACAGGGGACAACTCAGGTGCACAATTCCTCAGGACTATTGCTGGAATCCCATCAGGGCCACTGGCCTTATTCACGTTCAAGGTGCGCAGAATTTTTAGGACCTCTCTTTGGCGAATTCGTATCTCTGGCATCATTGAGTCGCAGGGTGGTATATTTGGCGGTGAGGCACTTCCTGCATCGAGACGCGAATTTTCGGCAAACAGGGCCGCTAATAAGTTAGCCTTTTCTGTTGCCGTAAAGGCCAAGGATCCGTTAGGCTTCAGCAGTGGAGGCAGCGATGGACGACAGAAGTTTGTTTCAACCGACTTGGACAGAGACCAGAATGCTTTACTACCACGGGTGTAGGAAGCTAATTTGGCTCCAAGACGTCTAGTTCGGTTGAAACGAGCCTTCTTGAGAACCTTCTTGTAGGACTTGGCAGCAGAGTTAAAGGCTCTCTTCTTAATCGCAATGTCCGGAGTTTTAGTGGTGCGGTCTGTTGCCCACGCTACAAAACGCTGAGTTTTTACGGGCCTCAGCTGTGGCACACTCAGCGTTGTACCACCTAGGGATCTTGCCATCCAGTGATACGTCAGCATATGGAATAAAGAACTCCATAGCCTGACATATCACTTCAGATATGGCTTGTTCGCAGCTCGACGGATCAGTGGAAGAGAAGCATATCTGCCGCCAAGGGTAGGATGCAAAAAAGTGTCGCATCTCGTCCCAGTCTGCCGACTTGTATCGCCACACCCGTCTGGTTCCAGTGGGACCGGAGTCCAGAGGGTGGAAGTTGAAAACCGACCTGATCACACAATGATCAGAAGTGCCCAAGGGAGCTGCAACTGACACTGAAAACCGGTCAGGGTCGgtagtcagcagaaggtccagaCAATTAGGTGTATGACCGTCCACGTCCGGTACCCGAGTTGCTTCATGTACCAGCTGAGAGAGGTTTAGGGATATTGCGAATTTGAGCGCCTCTCTCCCGGCGTGGTCGGAGTTCTGGTATGGGAACAGCCATTCTTGGTGGTGAGCGTTGAAATCCCCCAGAAATACCATTTGAGCAGTCGGGTAACGACTTTGGACGGCATCAGCCGTCGCGCTGAGATACTCAAACATCCGAGTTGTCTCCTGGTCACCTTTGTGCGACCTATAGACGCAGGCGTATTCAATCTCCAAACCTGTATCCGATACGCACCACATTACCGAAAAATCGGGCACCTCCAAGTTTCGGAGACGTCGGCAGCAGACGTCATTACGGGCGTACATACAGACCCCAGCACTAGGTTTGAAGTTGTGCTCGAGAGAATATCCGGGATACTGTAAGTACGCTATATCCGCTGGACTGGTGATTTGTGTCTCCGTGAGAAAGAGCAAGTGCGGCATGGCGGTCTCAAGGTGGTGGTGGACCGCAAAGAGATTGGAGTGCAAACCTCGTATATTAGAGAGATGCACTGAAAATGAGAGGTGGTGCAGCCGCTGTGAAACATTCTTCTTGCTTTTTTTATCAGTCATTGATTGTGGGCGTGAATAAGTATGGGGAAATGGAAGTTGTACGAGGTGCCGCATTTTGGACACCGTGACTTTTACCGCAGAGACGGAGATAGTAGACTCAACTGGAGACCGCGGGGACGCCCGAGCCCCCCTGGAAATCGCCACCGGGACCTCTCTCTGGTCGCCAACCAGCACGGTGGAAACCATCCCAGGATTTTTCGCAAGTTGGCGGGGCAGCCTTTCGTAGATGGCGAACCTACTAATTGGGCCCCCTACTAACTGCGGTCGGCCAGCGGTGCACCGTGCTTCGGATCCCGCTGCCCTCCAGATTGAGCCGCCCGGCGTCACTGTGACTACGGTCAGAACCTGTCACCAAATGCAGAGCACAACTATACAGACCCAATCCCCCATGGTAAGCTGCTGCAAACTTCGCACCGGAACACGAAATGCTGCGCGGCAATGTGAATTAAGCCACTTGACAAATCGCTATGGTGGTGCGGCTTTGTTTGCAGGGTGGTAATGCTAGCTACGGCCGGAGCCTCCCACCTAGAATATGTTGCTCGATTAGCACCACCCAGGGGCCACGTGTAGGGTAATGAGGGATGAAACCTGTCATTGGTGATACCTACGGACGTGAGCAACTTTGACCCCCAAATTGGAATATCCAAAACAAAGTCAAGCTGGACTAAAGTCATAGGTAATAATCCAATACGAaggattatttctataaaacttcaaccaaaaataacttattactaaaatatgtaataaggtTCTAcacaaatatcaaaaatgttatgTGCAAACCacacaaacaaaatgttatatacaaaagtataaacacaaaaatattcaaaaaatattacaaaaaatgtataagatcttatgagtcaaaagaaatatttggaaatatttaaatgagaatCTAAAATGTCCTAAGTATACTTtagtaaaatacatttgtagaaAGGATATTCAAATAGGAATCCTATCACTCAATCTACTCACAAGTTCAGGGCTAACTCTGTCATACTTCTCGCTCATTCTTCTCTAACAAAGCCCTTTTTATTCcaaatccaaatataaatctacaaattattttagaattaatccaaaactatattttaataatatctttaatatgacAACAACCAACAGTACCATTCTCTAAATcttttaatacataaacattattagaaATCTTCTCTACTATTTCAGATTTGATAAACTTAGGAGCAAGTTTAGCCGAAAAATATTGAGAAGCATTAGACAAGATGAAATTTCTTCTCCAAACTACATCACCTAACTCATAGGAAATGACTTTCgttcctttattataatataaagcattCTTTTTATAggctttaaataaagatttggtTACTAAATCAAAAATTGAACTTAAGGAATCTAAACTTTGGGCATAAGTTCGACGATTACCAAATTCGagttcatttaaatttcaaaaaaatcaaaaatcaaaatcaaagtatactttattcaagtgggcttttacaagcacttttgaatcgtcatttaacaattaagtgaagctaccaccggttcggaaagtagattctacagagaagaaccggcaagaaactcagtagttactctttttcaacatttaaaaaaatacagtcatgttagttaatttttaagttaatacaattattaaattaatatatcctgcctggaagtcaacaggtattaattccacgcttttttatcatctacaaaatcttgtatcgaataatacgcctttttcatcaatgtattttttataaacgatttgaatttatgagacggcaaagttaaaaatgtctgtggaattttat from Vanessa cardui chromosome W, ilVanCard2.1, whole genome shotgun sequence carries:
- the LOC124542576 gene encoding uncharacterized protein LOC124542576, with the protein product MSEKYDRVSPELVLTVVTVTPGGSIWRAAGSEARCTAGRPQLVGGPISRFAIYERLPRQLAKNPGMVSTVLVGDQREVPVAISRGARASPRSPVESTISVSAVKVTVSKMRHLVQLPFPHTYSRPQSMTDKKSKKNVSQRLHHLSFSVHLSNIRGLHSNLFAVHHHLETAMPHLLFLTETQITSPADIAYLQYPGYSLEHNFKPSAGVCMYARNDVCCRRLRNLEVPDFSVMWCVSDTGLEIEYACVYRSHKGDQETTRMFEYLSATADAVQSRYPTAQMVFLGDFNAHHQEWLFPYQNSDHAGREALKFAISLNLSQLVHEATRVPDVDGHTPNCLDLLLTTDPDRFSVSVAAPLGTSDHCVIRSVFNFHPLDSGPTGTRRVWRYKSADWDEMRHFFASYPWRQICFSSTDPSSCEQAISEVICQAMEFFIPYADVSLDDRTTKTPDIAIKKRAFNSAAKSYKKVLKKARFNRTRRLGAKLASYTRGSKAFWSLSKSVETNFCRPSLPPLLKPNGSLAFTATEKANLLAALFAENSRLDAGSASPPNIPPCDSMMPEIRIRQREVLKILRTLNVNKASGPDGIPAIVLRNCAPELSPVLTRLYRLSLKSAQVPKAWKIANVQPVPKKSSRTDPANYRPIAITCILCKGLERVLNNKLQAYLEDNDLLSDQQYGFRRNRSTGDLLVYATHIWGEAMDKYGEALAVSLDVSKAFDRVWHAGLLSKLPSYGIPVGLCNWISDFLSGRSFRVVLDGFSSDLMAINAGVPQGSILSATLFLLHINDLLKPGIFGYADDSTVTERYISGPRASATETREHREALVERINLRLEEVSN